One window of the Flavobacteriaceae bacterium YJPT1-3 genome contains the following:
- the atpD gene encoding F0F1 ATP synthase subunit beta, with translation MAQVTGKVAQIIGPVVDIEFDNGAELPKIYDSLEITRQDGSKLILEVQSHIGENNVRTISMDSTDGLSRGTEAVATGAPIQMPIGDEVYGRLFNVIGDAIDGIGNLPKSGKDGLPIHREAPKFEDLSTSTEVLFTGIKVIDLIEPYAKGGKIGLFGGAGVGKTVLIQELINNIAKGHGGLSVFAGVGERTREGNDLLREMLESGIIKYGEDFMHSMEEGGWDLTKVDKKALKESKATFVFGQMNEPPGARARVALSGLTIAEYFRDGAGEGQGKDVLFFVDNIFRFTQAGSEVSALLGRMPSAVGYQPTLATEMGAMQERITSTKRGSITSVQAVYVPADDLTDPAPATTFAHLDATTVLSRKIAELGIYPAVDPLDSTSRILTADILGQEHYACAQRVKELLQRYKELQDIIAILGMEELSEDDKLAVNRARRVQRFLSQPFHVAEQFTGIPGVLVDIKETIKGFNMIMDGELDHLPEAAFNLKGTIEEAIEAGEKMLAEA, from the coding sequence ATGGCGCAAGTTACAGGAAAGGTTGCACAGATTATTGGTCCCGTAGTGGATATTGAATTTGATAACGGAGCAGAACTCCCAAAGATCTATGATTCTTTGGAGATTACCCGTCAAGATGGTTCTAAACTAATTCTAGAGGTACAATCTCACATTGGTGAAAACAATGTGCGAACCATCTCTATGGACTCTACAGACGGTCTAAGCAGAGGTACGGAAGCAGTCGCGACCGGAGCTCCAATTCAGATGCCTATAGGAGATGAGGTCTATGGTCGTCTTTTCAATGTAATTGGTGATGCTATTGACGGAATCGGTAACCTGCCTAAGTCAGGTAAAGACGGCTTGCCAATCCACCGGGAAGCTCCCAAGTTTGAAGATCTTTCAACCTCTACCGAAGTACTGTTCACCGGTATCAAGGTCATTGACCTCATCGAGCCTTATGCTAAAGGAGGTAAGATTGGACTCTTTGGTGGGGCTGGAGTAGGTAAAACCGTATTGATCCAGGAATTGATCAATAATATTGCCAAAGGTCACGGTGGTCTTTCTGTATTTGCCGGAGTTGGAGAGCGTACCCGGGAAGGGAACGACTTGCTTCGCGAGATGCTAGAGTCAGGAATTATTAAGTACGGTGAGGATTTTATGCATTCTATGGAAGAAGGTGGATGGGACCTGACCAAGGTGGACAAAAAAGCCTTGAAAGAGTCTAAGGCGACTTTCGTATTTGGACAGATGAACGAGCCCCCAGGAGCACGTGCACGAGTAGCATTATCCGGTTTGACCATTGCCGAGTACTTCCGTGATGGAGCTGGTGAAGGTCAGGGGAAAGACGTCCTGTTCTTCGTCGATAATATCTTCCGATTTACACAAGCAGGATCTGAGGTGTCTGCACTTCTTGGGCGTATGCCTTCAGCGGTAGGATACCAGCCTACGTTGGCGACCGAGATGGGTGCCATGCAGGAGCGAATTACATCGACCAAGAGAGGTTCTATTACTTCAGTGCAGGCGGTTTATGTACCCGCAGATGACTTGACTGACCCCGCACCGGCAACGACTTTTGCCCACCTGGATGCGACTACTGTACTTTCACGTAAGATTGCCGAGTTAGGTATCTATCCTGCGGTAGACCCCCTTGATTCGACCTCTCGAATCCTGACCGCCGATATCTTAGGGCAAGAGCATTATGCTTGTGCGCAGCGCGTAAAAGAGCTATTGCAGCGCTATAAAGAATTACAGGATATCATTGCCATTTTGGGAATGGAAGAATTGTCAGAAGACGATAAACTAGCGGTAAATCGTGCACGTCGTGTACAACGTTTCTTATCTCAGCCTTTCCACGTAGCAGAGCAGTTTACAGGAATTCCCGGAGTGTTGGTAGATATCAAAGAAACCATCAAAGGATTTAACATGATCATGGATGGAGAATTGGATCACCTACCCGAAGCTGCCTTCAACTTGAAAGGAACTATTGAAGAAGCTATCGAAGCTGGTGAGAAAATGCTTGCTGAAGCCTAA
- a CDS encoding F0F1 ATP synthase subunit epsilon, translating to MHLEIVSPEASLVQGEVTSVTVPGVDGEFQMLNNHAAIVSVLSEGKVKFEGNPTIAEGFENKFMKEGEGKWSLHINSGTVEMNNNKVIVLAD from the coding sequence ATGCACTTAGAAATAGTCAGTCCGGAAGCCTCATTAGTTCAGGGAGAAGTTACTTCGGTAACGGTACCCGGAGTGGATGGAGAATTCCAAATGCTCAATAATCATGCTGCCATTGTCTCTGTATTGAGCGAGGGTAAAGTGAAATTTGAGGGAAATCCCACGATAGCGGAAGGATTTGAAAACAAGTTCATGAAAGAAGGCGAAGGCAAATGGTCTTTACACATCAACAGCGGAACTGTTGAAATGAACAACAATAAGGTGATCGTTCTTGCTGATTAG
- a CDS encoding helix-turn-helix transcriptional regulator, whose amino-acid sequence MAIIINLDVMLARRKMQSNELAEIIGITTANLSILKTGKAKAVRFSTLEAICKALDCQPGDILEYQEN is encoded by the coding sequence ATGGCTATCATTATTAATTTAGACGTGATGTTAGCCAGGCGCAAGATGCAGAGTAACGAGCTCGCCGAAATCATTGGCATTACCACGGCTAATCTCTCCATACTCAAAACAGGGAAAGCCAAAGCGGTGCGCTTCTCCACTCTGGAAGCTATCTGTAAAGCGTTAGACTGTCAACCGGGAGACATTCTTGAATACCAGGAAAACTAA
- a CDS encoding DUF2975 domain-containing protein encodes MSQRILFKTLVDILFLIHCFGLIGFILVLPVGFYTTDLVQLKMSNFDFGIDKLPVWYWSGIFLSILAYIFLLLALAFLRRMARILLTRNFFLDPVIEYGRKTGKFFLFSGSTLVLVYIILWLGKLFSGKVQIDLGTDIIIPFFLLMIGLFFKLQAEALQQGKELKEENELTI; translated from the coding sequence ATGTCTCAACGAATTCTATTTAAAACATTAGTGGACATCCTTTTTCTGATACACTGCTTCGGACTGATAGGCTTTATACTCGTCTTACCAGTAGGCTTTTATACGACAGATCTTGTACAGCTCAAGATGAGCAATTTTGACTTTGGAATCGATAAGCTACCCGTATGGTATTGGTCGGGAATTTTTCTAAGCATACTCGCCTATATTTTCTTGCTACTCGCTTTGGCCTTTTTACGACGGATGGCACGAATACTTCTCACTAGAAATTTCTTTCTTGATCCTGTCATAGAATACGGAAGAAAGACCGGAAAATTTTTCTTGTTCTCAGGATCTACTCTTGTGCTGGTATATATCATACTTTGGTTAGGGAAACTGTTTTCTGGTAAGGTTCAAATTGATCTGGGCACTGACATCATAATTCCTTTCTTTCTCCTGATGATTGGATTATTCTTTAAACTGCAAGCTGAGGCTTTACAGCAGGGCAAAGAATTGAAAGAAGAGAACGAACTAACAATTTAA
- a CDS encoding 8-amino-7-oxononanoate synthase codes for MLPHRLQQKLEQRQQDQALRSLAAANELIDFSSNDYLGFARDHQLQTLTKSLLEQAQLERNGATGSRLLSGNHQLYPETEAIIAQHHGAEAALIFNSGYDANLGFFQSVPQRNEVILYDELVHASIRDGLQLSQAKAYKFRHNDLNHLEELMLRNTASDERDHVVYVVTESVFSMDGDQPDLKFMANLVGRYNALLVVDEAHAFGVIGEDGKGLVADQNLEDQVFARLITFGKSLGSHGAAILGSADLKRYLVNFARSLIYTTGLPPHTVAQIQAAYVLLQKTDSSKKTLSPVRLLQARISFFLQEIKRLHLLSHFISSTSAIHCLTLPGNAEVSALSRKLKQQGFDVRPILAPTVPKGQERLRFCLHSFNSEAEITKVLTHLKAFLDN; via the coding sequence ATGCTCCCGCACCGACTTCAACAGAAACTGGAACAGCGCCAACAGGATCAGGCACTAAGATCGTTGGCCGCGGCCAACGAGTTGATCGATTTTTCGTCCAACGATTACTTGGGTTTTGCCCGGGATCACCAACTCCAGACGCTTACCAAATCGCTGCTAGAGCAGGCGCAGCTTGAGCGAAATGGTGCCACAGGAAGCCGTTTGCTTTCCGGTAATCACCAACTCTATCCTGAAACCGAAGCGATCATTGCTCAACATCACGGGGCGGAAGCCGCCCTGATCTTCAATTCCGGCTACGATGCCAATCTGGGATTCTTTCAATCGGTGCCCCAGCGAAACGAAGTGATCCTCTACGACGAGCTCGTGCATGCCAGTATACGCGACGGACTCCAACTGAGTCAGGCCAAGGCCTATAAATTCAGGCATAACGATCTCAATCATTTGGAAGAACTAATGCTTAGAAATACAGCATCGGACGAGCGAGATCATGTTGTTTATGTGGTAACCGAGTCGGTATTTTCTATGGATGGCGATCAGCCCGATTTAAAATTCATGGCGAATTTGGTTGGCCGATACAACGCCTTGCTGGTGGTGGACGAAGCCCATGCTTTTGGCGTCATTGGGGAAGACGGAAAAGGATTGGTGGCTGATCAGAATCTGGAGGATCAGGTCTTCGCCCGACTCATCACTTTTGGTAAATCGCTGGGTAGCCATGGGGCGGCTATCCTGGGAAGTGCCGATCTGAAACGTTACCTCGTTAATTTTGCCCGTTCCCTGATCTATACCACAGGCCTGCCTCCGCATACAGTGGCGCAAATTCAGGCCGCCTATGTTTTGCTTCAAAAGACCGATAGTTCGAAAAAGACCTTGAGCCCGGTTCGTCTTTTGCAAGCCCGTATATCTTTCTTTCTTCAAGAGATAAAACGACTACATCTCCTATCGCACTTCATTTCCTCCACTTCTGCCATACACTGCCTTACCCTTCCGGGGAATGCCGAAGTGAGTGCGCTTTCGCGAAAGCTTAAACAGCAAGGATTTGACGTGCGGCCCATACTGGCTCCTACCGTGCCAAAAGGGCAAGAGCGCTTGCGTTTTTGTTTACACAGCTTTAATTCAGAAGCTGAAATCACCAAGGTACTTACCCATCTGAAAGCTTTTCTCGACAACTAG
- the bioD gene encoding dethiobiotin synthase has translation MSKSNSIFVTGISTEVGKTVASAIIVEALHADYYKPVQAGDLDFGDTERVQALVSNTQSVFHAPAYGLQTPMSPHAAAAIDEVEITLKHIKRPKTKNALVIEGAGGLLVPLNDKDTIADLIMPEDQVIVVSRHYLGSINHTLLTLAYLESKKLKVGGILFSGAEYPTTEQIILEKTGVRFLGRIDQEPYFDQNVVREYAERFKTDLVSLVSNTNKKGKET, from the coding sequence ATGTCAAAATCCAACTCCATTTTTGTTACGGGAATATCCACAGAAGTGGGCAAGACCGTGGCCTCCGCCATAATTGTTGAAGCCTTACATGCGGACTATTATAAACCGGTCCAGGCCGGCGATTTGGATTTTGGGGATACCGAACGAGTACAGGCGTTGGTTTCCAATACGCAGTCTGTTTTTCATGCACCTGCCTATGGATTGCAAACGCCCATGAGTCCCCATGCCGCAGCGGCCATCGATGAAGTGGAGATTACGCTAAAGCATATCAAAAGACCAAAGACCAAAAACGCCTTAGTGATCGAGGGGGCTGGCGGACTGTTAGTGCCTTTAAACGATAAGGATACCATTGCCGATCTCATCATGCCGGAAGATCAGGTCATCGTGGTTTCTCGCCACTATCTGGGAAGCATCAATCACACCTTATTGACCCTGGCCTATCTGGAATCGAAAAAATTAAAAGTAGGTGGCATTTTATTTTCGGGAGCGGAGTATCCTACGACAGAGCAAATCATCCTGGAGAAGACCGGGGTGCGGTTTTTAGGCAGGATTGATCAAGAGCCTTATTTTGATCAAAATGTGGTGCGCGAGTACGCCGAAAGGTTCAAAACCGATTTAGTGTCCTTAGTTTCCAACACCAACAAAAAAGGGAAGGAAACATGA
- the bioA gene encoding adenosylmethionine--8-amino-7-oxononanoate transaminase, with product MMKSDTIPNKSRLIQELDRKYIWHPLTQHKHSQSPIPIQKAAGALLIAEDGKEYIDGIASWYTSLFGHCHPYLIEQVTAQMNQLDQVVFTGFTHEAATTLAEKLFTILPKNQAKMFFNDNGSTAVEAAIKMALQYHHNRGEKRDTLIAFEHGFHGDTFGAMSVSGLSAYNGPFDDFFLKTERIPTPAEHQTAAIMERLEQIVQDHACAAFVYEPLVQGAAGMKMYDAEGLEQILAFCKKHGILTIADEVMTGFGKTGTPFASLQLRQLPDMMCLSKALTAGLLPMSLTTCSQAVFDAFLDDEVAKGFFHAHTYSANPLACAAASASIDLLLSEEMEENARRIEASHLAFAQSLRANKKATQVRVKGLILALELDTPMERYGNLRQHLYDFFMERGVCLRPLGNTIYVLPPLVTTDDQLQHIYRTIEEALAAF from the coding sequence ATGATGAAGTCCGATACGATTCCAAATAAAAGTCGGTTGATCCAGGAATTGGACCGGAAATACATTTGGCATCCCCTCACCCAACACAAACACAGTCAATCGCCCATACCTATCCAGAAAGCAGCAGGGGCCCTGTTGATCGCTGAAGACGGCAAGGAATACATTGACGGGATCGCTTCCTGGTACACCTCCTTGTTTGGGCACTGCCATCCTTATCTTATCGAGCAGGTGACGGCCCAGATGAACCAATTGGATCAGGTGGTTTTTACCGGATTTACCCATGAGGCCGCAACTACTTTGGCCGAGAAGCTTTTTACCATTTTACCCAAGAATCAGGCTAAAATGTTCTTTAATGACAACGGCTCCACTGCCGTGGAAGCAGCCATCAAAATGGCCTTACAGTACCACCATAATCGGGGTGAAAAGCGGGATACCCTAATCGCTTTTGAACACGGTTTCCATGGGGATACCTTCGGAGCCATGTCGGTGAGCGGACTATCGGCGTACAACGGTCCGTTCGACGACTTTTTCCTCAAAACAGAGCGCATCCCCACACCGGCAGAACATCAAACAGCTGCTATTATGGAGCGACTGGAGCAGATCGTGCAAGATCATGCCTGTGCGGCTTTTGTTTATGAACCACTGGTTCAGGGCGCTGCCGGGATGAAAATGTACGACGCAGAAGGACTGGAACAGATCTTAGCTTTCTGTAAAAAGCACGGGATACTCACTATTGCGGATGAGGTTATGACCGGTTTTGGAAAGACAGGAACTCCTTTTGCTTCCCTCCAGCTCCGGCAGCTGCCGGATATGATGTGTTTGAGCAAAGCGCTTACTGCCGGACTGCTGCCTATGAGTCTGACCACCTGTTCGCAGGCTGTATTTGACGCCTTTTTGGATGATGAGGTGGCCAAAGGCTTTTTTCACGCGCATACCTACAGTGCTAATCCTTTGGCTTGTGCTGCAGCCAGCGCCAGTATCGATCTTTTGCTTAGCGAGGAAATGGAAGAAAATGCCAGACGCATTGAAGCGAGTCACCTGGCGTTCGCTCAGTCTTTGCGAGCGAATAAAAAGGCGACGCAGGTTCGCGTCAAGGGATTGATCCTGGCATTGGAACTCGATACCCCCATGGAACGCTACGGTAATCTCCGGCAGCATCTCTATGATTTCTTTATGGAAAGGGGGGTGTGTTTGCGGCCATTGGGGAATACCATTTACGTGCTTCCGCCACTGGTGACTACAGACGATCAATTGCAACACATCTACCGGACGATTGAAGAAGCATTGGCTGCATTTTAA
- a CDS encoding beta-ketoacyl synthase N-terminal-like domain-containing protein: protein MNRLQQPIAITGLGSISALGHKASQVHQAYQHPSSAIDWQLELDAYGAALPACSQQIIEEIKLSRSPAHPAGKHYSRLDKSVLYALYAARQAFKQSGWTEADFGVNIGSSRGATRQWEQAIKSFEDGEPLSPLTSPATTLGNISSWIIQDLQSSGPDISHSVTCSTGMHAILNGIAWLQAGLSKRFLVGGSEAALTPFTLAQMQAMQVYASSSKTNYPCRSMDLAKKRNTMVLGEGAAVLCLESGPQDHALAYIKGIGYATEELRHPASLSAKGACMEKAMRMAVDGLDEAVDAIVMHAPGTLQGDEAEFTAINTVFGTHKPYLTSNKWKLGHTFAASGVLSIEMALHMLQHQHLIEVPYLDASFTKVPKASRKPLRNILVNAVGFGGNAVSILVGSPG from the coding sequence GTGAATCGACTACAGCAACCTATAGCCATTACCGGATTAGGCAGTATCTCCGCCCTTGGACATAAAGCCAGCCAGGTGCATCAGGCCTATCAGCATCCAAGCTCAGCTATCGACTGGCAACTTGAATTAGATGCTTACGGGGCTGCTTTGCCTGCATGCAGCCAACAGATCATTGAGGAGATTAAGCTTTCGCGTTCGCCTGCTCATCCGGCAGGAAAGCATTATTCCCGATTGGATAAGAGTGTGCTCTATGCCTTATATGCGGCTCGTCAGGCATTCAAACAGTCCGGTTGGACGGAAGCTGATTTTGGGGTCAATATTGGATCTTCCCGAGGAGCCACCCGGCAATGGGAACAGGCCATAAAGTCTTTCGAAGATGGTGAGCCGCTTTCTCCCTTGACTTCTCCCGCTACCACGCTGGGTAATATTTCCTCCTGGATTATACAAGATTTACAGAGTTCGGGTCCGGATATCAGTCATTCAGTCACCTGTAGCACGGGTATGCATGCAATCCTCAATGGGATTGCCTGGTTACAGGCGGGCTTGAGCAAACGTTTTTTGGTGGGGGGATCAGAAGCTGCACTGACTCCATTCACTCTAGCCCAAATGCAAGCCATGCAGGTCTATGCTTCTTCCTCAAAAACGAATTATCCGTGCCGTTCAATGGATCTTGCAAAAAAAAGAAATACGATGGTTTTAGGCGAAGGCGCTGCGGTGCTCTGTTTGGAGTCCGGCCCTCAGGATCACGCTTTGGCTTACATCAAAGGGATTGGTTATGCGACAGAAGAGCTACGTCATCCGGCTTCCTTATCGGCTAAGGGAGCCTGTATGGAAAAGGCGATGCGTATGGCGGTGGACGGATTGGATGAAGCGGTGGATGCCATAGTGATGCATGCACCCGGAACTTTACAGGGAGATGAAGCAGAATTTACCGCGATCAACACTGTTTTTGGAACCCATAAGCCTTATTTGACCTCCAATAAATGGAAATTAGGACATACGTTTGCGGCCAGTGGGGTATTGAGTATAGAAATGGCGCTACATATGTTGCAACACCAGCACTTGATCGAGGTGCCCTATTTGGATGCATCGTTTACAAAAGTGCCGAAGGCCTCCCGTAAACCCTTGCGGAATATCCTGGTAAACGCTGTAGGCTTTGGTGGAAACGCTGTTAGTATCTTAGTAGGTTCCCCAGGTTAA
- the bioB gene encoding biotin synthase BioB, with amino-acid sequence MSATTQWTKDQILDLYNQPLMDLLYQAAQVHREHHDPNTVQVSTLISIKTGGCPEDCGYCPQAARYHTNVEGNDLMSVQQVKAQALRAKSSGSSRVCMGAAWRNVKDGPEFEQVLEMVRTINKLDMEVCCTLGMLTENQAKRLAEAGLYAYNHNLDTSEDYYKDVISTRAFKDRLDTIDNVRKSNVTVCSGGIIGMGESLEDRAGMLVALATLNPQPESVPINALVAVEGTPMEDIEPISIWDMVRMVATTRIIMPKTQVRLSAGRTGMSREGQALCFFAGANSIFAGDKLLTTPNPDVNEDMEMFQLLGLKPQQPFEKHSQPETVEAEASQFAPLGEKPKWTRPGHTIERNEQAKAKAKA; translated from the coding sequence ATGAGCGCGACTACCCAATGGACTAAAGACCAGATTCTAGACCTCTATAACCAACCACTTATGGACCTGCTGTATCAGGCAGCCCAGGTGCATCGGGAGCATCACGATCCCAATACGGTGCAGGTGTCTACGCTCATTTCGATCAAGACCGGAGGATGTCCGGAAGACTGTGGGTATTGTCCTCAGGCAGCCCGCTATCATACCAATGTAGAAGGCAACGATCTGATGTCGGTCCAGCAGGTGAAAGCACAGGCCCTGCGTGCCAAATCCAGTGGAAGTTCCCGTGTTTGCATGGGTGCGGCCTGGCGTAATGTTAAAGACGGACCGGAATTTGAACAAGTCCTGGAAATGGTACGCACCATCAATAAGTTGGACATGGAAGTGTGCTGTACCCTGGGGATGCTGACTGAAAATCAGGCGAAACGATTGGCGGAAGCCGGTCTTTACGCCTACAACCACAATTTAGACACCTCTGAAGATTACTATAAAGACGTGATCTCCACTCGGGCATTTAAAGACCGCCTGGACACCATCGACAATGTACGTAAATCCAACGTGACGGTTTGTTCCGGAGGGATCATCGGTATGGGAGAATCATTGGAAGATCGCGCCGGGATGCTGGTTGCTCTGGCAACCCTTAATCCACAGCCGGAGTCGGTACCCATTAATGCCCTGGTCGCCGTTGAAGGTACACCCATGGAAGACATAGAGCCTATCTCTATTTGGGATATGGTGCGCATGGTGGCCACTACTCGTATCATCATGCCTAAAACCCAAGTACGCTTATCAGCCGGAAGAACCGGAATGAGCCGGGAAGGCCAGGCGCTTTGTTTCTTTGCAGGGGCTAACTCCATTTTTGCCGGAGATAAATTACTGACCACGCCCAATCCGGATGTGAATGAAGATATGGAGATGTTTCAGTTGTTGGGACTCAAGCCCCAGCAGCCTTTTGAAAAGCATAGTCAGCCGGAAACGGTAGAAGCTGAGGCTTCCCAATTCGCACCTCTGGGGGAAAAGCCCAAGTGGACTCGACCCGGGCACACCATTGAACGAAATGAACAGGCCAAAGCCAAAGCCAAGGCTTAG
- a CDS encoding cupin-like domain-containing protein — MQLQEIERVEELSREEFVTSYRKPQKPVVIKHLIDDWPAMEKWDLEYIKQVAGEKEVPLYDDRPVSHEEGFNQAHATMKMKAYIDLLQREPTNFRIFLYNLMKEVPQLKGDFKFPQIGLRLIRQIPMLFFGGEGSKVFMHHDIDWANILHFHFHGRKQCILFPPEQTENLYKVPHSLITREDIDFDDPDYDKFPALKKAQGYITHLEHGETLYMPEGYWHYMKYETPGFSMSLRALPRKPKHLLNALYNVFIMRHYDNWMRRRKGQAWIDEKNERAIVETHTLHGINA; from the coding sequence TTGCAACTGCAGGAGATTGAACGTGTTGAAGAGTTGAGCCGCGAGGAGTTTGTGACTTCTTATCGGAAGCCGCAGAAGCCGGTAGTGATCAAGCACCTTATTGATGATTGGCCGGCCATGGAAAAATGGGATCTGGAATACATCAAGCAGGTAGCCGGAGAGAAAGAAGTCCCCCTGTATGACGACCGCCCGGTAAGTCATGAAGAAGGATTCAATCAGGCGCATGCTACCATGAAAATGAAGGCGTACATTGATCTGCTTCAACGGGAACCCACCAATTTTCGAATTTTTCTTTATAACCTAATGAAGGAGGTTCCACAGTTGAAAGGAGATTTTAAATTCCCCCAGATCGGACTGCGCTTGATCCGGCAGATACCCATGTTGTTTTTTGGCGGGGAGGGGAGCAAGGTATTCATGCACCACGATATCGACTGGGCGAATATCTTACATTTTCATTTTCACGGCAGGAAGCAGTGTATTCTCTTTCCGCCTGAGCAGACCGAGAATCTCTATAAAGTACCTCATTCCTTGATCACCCGGGAGGATATTGATTTTGACGATCCCGATTATGACAAATTTCCGGCTTTAAAGAAGGCTCAGGGCTATATCACCCACTTGGAGCACGGGGAAACCTTATACATGCCTGAAGGGTACTGGCATTATATGAAATACGAAACTCCCGGATTCAGTATGAGTTTGCGTGCGCTTCCGCGAAAGCCAAAACACCTGCTAAACGCATTGTACAACGTATTTATCATGAGGCATTACGACAATTGGATGCGTCGCAGAAAGGGGCAGGCCTGGATCGATGAAAAGAACGAACGGGCGATTGTTGAAACCCATACCCTGCACGGTATAAATGCCTAG
- a CDS encoding regulatory protein RecX, protein MYPSTPSYTLEEAQRKLELYCAYQDRCHKEVEEKLRNMRMIPEAIDHIMGHLIQENYLNEERFARSFARGKFKVKSWGKSRIVRELKQRNISKTIVQLALTEIDDEDYVRVFQDLVLKRLRQLKTEKDKYKKRKKLADYLAYRGWPGDWIYEAAKTHIP, encoded by the coding sequence ATGTATCCCAGCACCCCTTCCTATACCTTAGAAGAAGCCCAACGGAAGCTCGAGCTCTATTGCGCCTATCAGGACCGTTGCCACAAGGAAGTGGAGGAAAAACTCCGCAACATGCGCATGATCCCGGAAGCCATCGACCACATTATGGGTCATCTGATTCAGGAAAATTACCTGAATGAAGAGCGATTTGCCCGTAGCTTTGCCCGGGGCAAATTCAAGGTAAAATCCTGGGGGAAGAGCAGGATCGTTCGCGAACTCAAACAGCGCAACATATCCAAAACCATCGTCCAACTAGCGCTAACAGAGATCGATGACGAAGACTATGTCCGGGTGTTCCAAGACCTGGTGCTCAAACGACTCCGACAACTGAAAACTGAGAAAGACAAATACAAAAAGCGGAAAAAATTAGCTGACTATCTGGCCTACCGAGGCTGGCCGGGTGATTGGATCTATGAAGCGGCTAAGACCCACATTCCCTAG